The following coding sequences are from one Oncorhynchus nerka isolate Pitt River linkage group LG6, Oner_Uvic_2.0, whole genome shotgun sequence window:
- the si:ch211-255i20.3 gene encoding transmembrane emp24 domain-containing protein 11 — protein MNVRGIGLWMLCCLVLTAAMYFDLGEQEEKCLIEEIPGDMLVTGYFLLENWDAKNNLNSPHLGLTITVRDPNHDILMKKRYGRFGKFTFTSHTSGPHWLCMQSNSTRFSVFAGERLRIHFDVQMGEHSIDPSVERHKDTVQTMEYSLEHLRDQILYITRQQDFQREREETFRQISEETNGKVLWWAVVQTSVLLSVGFWQIKRLKDFLIAKKLV, from the exons ATGAATGTGAGGGGCATTGGGCTGTGGATGCTGTGTTGCCTAGTGCTGACGGCTGCTATGTACTTTGATCTGGGTGAGCAGGAGGAGAAATGCCTCATTGAGGAGATTCCAGGCGACATGCTGGTCACAG GTTATTTTCTTTTGGAGAATTGGGATGCAAAAAATAACCTTAACTCCCCTCATCTTGGCCTCACTATCACTGTGCGAGATCCAAACCATGAC ATACTGATGAAAAAAAGATATGGCAGATTTGGAAAATTCACATTCACATCCCACACTTCTGGCCCACATTGGTTGTGCATGCAGTCCAACTCAACAAGGTTTTCAGTTTTTGCCGGTGAAAGGCTG AGGATTCATTTTGATGTTCAGATGGGAGAGCACTCCATTGACCCCAGTGTTgagagacacaaagacacagtCCAGACCATGGAGTACAGCCTGGAGCACCTGAGGGACCAGATCCTATACATCACCAGGCAGCAAGACTTCCAGAGG gaaagagaggagactTTCCGTCAGATCAGTGAAGAAACCAATGGGAAAGTTTTGTGGTGGGCTGTTGTGCAGACTTCCGTTCTACTATCAGTTGGATTTTGGCAAATCAAAAGACTGAAAGACTTCTTGATTGCAAAGAAGTTGGTTTGA
- the LOC115130470 gene encoding probable E3 SUMO-protein ligase RNF212: MPYWICCNSCFNIPGPDCQLAVASCGHLICNVCFQKGKQGECMICKAKCQVTPLSDKSSAEVKALFSDINSVATKHFTEISKVLLFQARHQKRLLVHYQKRNEKLEDVLLKMKQEIQQMSKKITAQNAYIAKLENTLQHQRYRLRSIDQSEHPGQPLSSVTVSHLAEMQMTPNLPYRRDTGWETPMFKPPSAYGHPFMSSLSMSSLGATCPPP, encoded by the exons ATGCCTTACTGGATCTGCTGCAACTCCTGCTTCAACATCCCTGGTCCTGACTGCCAACTAGCTGTTGCCAGCTGTGGTCATCTCATCTGCAACGTGTGTTTTCAGAAAG GCAAACAAGGGGAATGCATGATATGTAAAGCAAAATGTCAAGTTACTCCTCTCTCAGACAAA AGTAGTGCAGAAGTGAAGGCCCTCTTCTCTGACATCAATTCTGTTGCAACCAAACACTTCACAGAGATAAGCAAG GTGTTACTATTCCAGGCAAGGCACCAAAAGAGGCTGTTGGTGCATTACCAGAAGAGG AATGAAAAGTTAGAAGACGTTTTACTCAAGATGAAGCAAGAAATTCAGCAAATGTCCAA AAAAATTACAGCGCAGAATGCATATATTGCCAAGCTGGAGAACACTCTTCAGCATCAAAG GTACCGTCTTAGATCGATCGACCAATCAGAACACCCTGGTCAACCACTCAGCTCGGTCACTGTCAG CCATCTGGCAGAGATGCAAATGACCCCTAACCTGCCTTATCGTAGGGACACAGGGTGGGAGACGCCCATGTTCAAGCCCCCGTCGGCCTACGGACACCCCTTCATGTCCTccctgtccatgtcctctctGGGGGCCACCTGCCCTCCACCATAA